The genomic segment GCGCGCGACCTCCGCCAACCGGACGCCGAGTTTCGCGTCGGCTTCCGCGGTGAGAACCACGGTCGCGGCCTGGTCCTCCTTGAACGGCTTCGGGACGGTCGCCGGCACGCCGGGCGCGCCGGCCTTCGCGGCCTCCTTCGGTTTGGCCACGACCGCCCACCACCCGACGGCGACGCTCCCGGCCACGAGCGCAGTGCTGACGATGCCGGTAATCAGTCCGGTGCGATAACTCATGGTGCTTCTCGGGTTGAACGTCTGTCGTAGGTCGCGGTCGAGCGTGGCTTTGCACGCGAGGCCCAACCGCCCATACGGGTTCCCGCCGGCCCCGCGAGCGAGCGGCGCGGCGTAAGCCCGCCGGTGCTTCGCGTTGTCAACCACCGGCGGGCTTACGCCGCGTCGCTCGCTCGCCGTGTTGTCGGTCGCGGTCGAGCGGGCTCGGCACGCGAGTCCCGATGGCGGACCGTCGGCGGAGCAGTCGCGGCGCAAGCGAGATCCGCAGAGCCCAGGGCCGTCGGGCCTCGTCGCAAAGCCTCCTCGACCGCGACCTACAAGATATCCGGCTCCCCTACTTCAGCTTCTTGCCCACGCTCCGCTCCAGTTCGGCCCAGGCGCGGCGGAGGTCGGCGTAGAGCGCCGCCTCGCGGGCGTAGGTGTCGATCAGTTGCCGGTTCGTTTCCAGCACGATCACGTAGGTCACGCCGCCCTTCTCGAAGGCGGCCTCGGCGCGCTTGATCGACGCCTCGACCTCCGGCCGCGTCTTGGTCTTCAGCGCGTCCAGTTCGGCGCGGGCCTGCTGGAAGCGGGCGTACGCGGTCCGCACGTCCTGCACGATCTGGTTGTTCACCGTCAGTTGGCGGCGCTCGAGCTGATCGAGTTCGGCCTTCGCGCGGGAGATGGTGCCCTGCCCCTGGTTGAAAATGGGCACGGTGAACCGCAGGCCCGGCCCGAACTCGTGGTCGTTGCCGTGGTAGCCGCTCAAGCCGCTCGTCGCGTCGCCGATGCCGAGGAAGCGGACCCAACCCAGCCGGGCGAAGCGGACCCGGACCGCGGCGGCGCGGGTCGCGAACTCGGCGGCCACCGCGTCGGGCCGCGTCGCCGTGGCGTCCGCGACCAACTCGTCCACGGTGCGCGGGGTGCGCGGATCGAACCCCGCCCCGTCCGACCGGAGTTCGACGGGGCTGCCGGAGAGCCCAATGAGGTTCCGCAACCGCTCCCCGGCGACCGGCACCTCGTACCCGATGCGGATGAGGTCCTGCCGGGCGATCAGCACGTCGATGCGGGCCGTGGACACGTCCAGTTCGCTCGCGTCGCCGGCCCTCAACCGGGATTCCGCGATCGCCAGGATCTTCTCGCGCACCTGCACGGCGCGTTCCGCGACGCCCACGCGGTCCTGCGCGAGTTGCAGGTCGGCGTAAGCCTGGCGGGTGTCGCGGATGAGGTCGAGCGCCAGTTGTGTGACCCGTGCCGCGGCGCGCTGGTTCTCGGCGGCGGCGGCCTTCAGCCGGACCGGGCGGAGGTAGAGCGATTCGAGGGGGAAATCGAACAGGTACTTGAACTGCTTGTCGAACATCGGCCAGTAGTACACGAACTCCGGGTTCGGCAGCAGCCCCGCTTGAATGAGGTCGGCCTTCGTGAGGTCGAGTTCGACGAGCTGCTCGTGGAACAGCGCGTTGTTCCAGAGGGCCAGGAGAACGGCCTGGTCCTCCGCCAGTGGCTCGCCGCGTTCGAGCGCCTCCGGCACGATCACCCGGTCGCGGCGCGGGGGCTCGGAGCCGACCGGTTCGCCGAAGCGCGACTCCACGGCCTGCGACACGTTCGTGCGGTCTTCGGCCCGCGGGCCTTTGCAGCCCGCGAACACGCATGCCGCGACGACCGCCCCGACGACGAACGGTAACTTGCTGGAAACGGTCACGGGATCGCCCTGGGTCCCGAAAACGCGCACTCTACCTATTTTGGCCGAGCGTCGCTTACATCTGTTATCGGCAAATGGGGATAAGCGGGAGATAAAATCCGGTCCAAGCGGTCGTGCGGATTATGACAAATCGCGTGATTATTCCTGGCTCCTTCTCATTAGTCACTCACCGCTTCCCCACAGCCATGCGAGCAGGTCGGTCGCGTGTTCGTAATCGGGGATGATCAGATCGGCGCCGGCCGCGATCAGCGTCGCGCGCTTGCCCGCGTTCACCCCGCGGACGCCCTGTTCGCTGCTCGCCACGCCCACCGCCACGCCGCCCGTCCGCTTCACCTCTTGCGTTTCCACCACACCGTCACCGAACCCGATCAGCTCCTCCCCGCGGGCGCCCGTTTCCCGCAGCGCCCGCGCGATCACGTCCCGTTTGCGGAACGTCGCGTCGTTGTCTTTGGGCGCGTTGACGCGCCCGCCGACGTGCGGCGCGAGCCGGAGCAACTCGACCTCGCGCGAGACGTGCGCGAGATCGGTGCCGCTCGCGACGTACAGCGGAACGCCGCGATCTTGCAGGGTTTGCAAGACGCCGTGGGCGTTCGGCACCACCCACTCGTCCGGCCGCGCGCGGCCCGATTCGAGCGTGTCCCACCGCCCCTG from the Frigoriglobus tundricola genome contains:
- a CDS encoding TolC family protein, with protein sequence MTVSSKLPFVVGAVVAACVFAGCKGPRAEDRTNVSQAVESRFGEPVGSEPPRRDRVIVPEALERGEPLAEDQAVLLALWNNALFHEQLVELDLTKADLIQAGLLPNPEFVYYWPMFDKQFKYLFDFPLESLYLRPVRLKAAAAENQRAAARVTQLALDLIRDTRQAYADLQLAQDRVGVAERAVQVREKILAIAESRLRAGDASELDVSTARIDVLIARQDLIRIGYEVPVAGERLRNLIGLSGSPVELRSDGAGFDPRTPRTVDELVADATATRPDAVAAEFATRAAAVRVRFARLGWVRFLGIGDATSGLSGYHGNDHEFGPGLRFTVPIFNQGQGTISRAKAELDQLERRQLTVNNQIVQDVRTAYARFQQARAELDALKTKTRPEVEASIKRAEAAFEKGGVTYVIVLETNRQLIDTYAREAALYADLRRAWAELERSVGKKLK
- a CDS encoding HAD family hydrolase, with the protein product MSLPPNVELINPHVRRGPFQVAVFDFDGTLSLIREGWPRVMIDLMMGHLHAQNLVREPVAECAAHVEAFVMALNGHPTVRQMERFVEEVTARGGTPDEPAAYLQQYIRALMSVVQGRWDTLESGRARPDEWVVPNAHGVLQTLQDRGVPLYVASGTDLAHVSREVELLRLAPHVGGRVNAPKDNDATFRKRDVIARALRETGARGEELIGFGDGVVETQEVKRTGGVAVGVASSEQGVRGVNAGKRATLIAAGADLIIPDYEHATDLLAWLWGSGE